One window of Limnochordia bacterium genomic DNA carries:
- a CDS encoding quinate 5-dehydrogenase yields MKRVVSVSIGSSARDSSSEIEVLGEQISIQRIGTNGDLAKAAALIRQLDGKVDAIGIGGMDLYIGWGDNKYIFRDAKKLTTAANKTPIVDGTGLKDGLEAHVVDYLQHEGMDFSDKKVLIVSIMDRFGLGQALTNVSKEIIYGDVIFCLKMPIPLKSLTFLKRLARVVAPVICQLPFKLVYPTGEKQHDITPRFEQFYAWADVIAGDFHFIRKFMPDDLSGKTIITNTVTKENRQELRQRNVATLVTTTPNIGGRSYGTNVMEAVLVAISGKDPKELTPQDYLVLLQEIGFKPDIQQLNGETSFVTC; encoded by the coding sequence TTGAAGCGGGTAGTTAGTGTTAGTATTGGTTCCTCTGCACGGGATAGCAGCTCGGAAATCGAAGTCCTAGGTGAACAGATTAGTATCCAAAGAATCGGTACCAACGGTGATCTGGCTAAAGCTGCAGCTTTAATCCGGCAACTAGACGGAAAAGTTGATGCGATCGGTATCGGAGGAATGGATCTATACATAGGCTGGGGCGATAACAAGTACATCTTCCGGGATGCAAAAAAGCTGACCACAGCGGCCAACAAGACCCCTATCGTTGATGGCACTGGACTAAAAGATGGCCTCGAAGCCCACGTGGTTGACTATTTGCAGCATGAAGGCATGGACTTTTCCGACAAGAAGGTCCTTATTGTCTCAATAATGGATCGTTTTGGTCTTGGTCAAGCCCTCACAAATGTAAGCAAAGAGATCATTTACGGAGACGTAATCTTTTGCCTGAAGATGCCCATCCCACTTAAATCCCTAACTTTCTTGAAAAGACTAGCACGGGTAGTTGCTCCTGTGATCTGTCAGCTGCCGTTTAAACTCGTCTATCCCACGGGGGAAAAGCAGCACGATATCACCCCCCGGTTTGAGCAGTTCTACGCCTGGGCGGATGTGATCGCTGGCGACTTTCATTTTATCCGCAAGTTTATGCCTGATGATCTTAGCGGCAAGACTATTATCACTAACACAGTCACCAAAGAGAATCGGCAGGAACTCAGGCAGAGGAACGTGGCTACCTTGGTCACCACAACCCCGAATATCGGTGGTAGATCCTATGGAACAAACGTCATGGAAGCTGTTCTTGTTGCCATCAGCGGCAAGGATCCAAAGGAGCTAACTCCCCAGGACTATCTTGTTTTATTGCAGGAGATTGGCTTCAAACCGGATATTCAACAGCTAAATGGGGAAACATCCTTCGTGACATGTTGA
- a CDS encoding aminotransferase class III-fold pyridoxal phosphate-dependent enzyme, translated as MHPFRRYINPYLGKQLAQINMDKQYIKAKGQYLYDRDGTRYLDFIAAYGALPFGHNPDIIWQALESIRLNEKPNFVQPSYLEAAGQLAERLITLANNNLRYVTFGNSGAEAVEASIKMARAATERFGVLSTKNSFHGKTLAALSATGNPNYQNAFFAPLPGFDHIPFGDIEALKERLAANPDKYAAFIVEPIQGEGGIVVPPAGYLKEAKEVCHQYGVLLIVDEIQTGLGRTGTLFASGEEVEPDMLLLAKALGGGLLPIGACLASEEAYTETFALKHSSTFAGNAMGCQAGLAVLDFLQTDDWAILTEIQHKGQFLLESLKQMQQKYPKVITDVRGRGFMIGLEFDISQDDFPNTLLGIMADQTFLTPLISSYLLNCEHLRVAPTLNGHAVIRIEPPLIVTMEDCRFAVAAIERMVKLIDSGNTAGLLRHLTDQTKPLRQSVPHQARPAVQVLPPKAEEGRFAFLVHPLELQNYVDFDSSLAAFSKDQLEQLIDRWNEMMEPFVVAKTRIQSVTGASAYGEFIVVPYTAEQLSTMPRREAVSHVKDAVLLAKNNGAGIVGLGAYTSVVTRGGWDVRNLDVAITTGNSYTVVSAVEAAIEALSRLGRTLQDTTVAVVGASGAIGRAVSILLAEQVPKLILIGNPERPKQAHRRLSAIISETCHHVTTQAKSGVDFPEESLANTLLRLSGLPEAISNTDNLTELERYLKDHDLPLVVTTDAQNYLTDADLVVVATNSVAELIEPSMLKRGCVVCDLSRPANVSHQVEEERPDVLVIDGGVVEVPGHPVWGWEFGFEDGVAFACMSETFMLALEKRYENISLGANLDLDTLLLMRELADKHGFALAGLRSFDRPLSQEAWDRICQAQQLISRIG; from the coding sequence ATGCATCCTTTTCGTCGTTACATAAACCCCTACCTAGGGAAACAATTAGCACAGATCAATATGGATAAACAATATATCAAGGCCAAAGGGCAGTACCTCTATGATCGAGATGGTACAAGATACCTTGACTTCATTGCAGCCTACGGGGCTCTCCCCTTTGGCCACAACCCGGATATTATCTGGCAAGCACTGGAGTCTATCCGGTTAAATGAAAAACCTAATTTCGTGCAACCTTCCTACTTGGAAGCGGCTGGCCAATTGGCAGAACGCTTAATCACACTAGCTAATAACAACCTGCGCTATGTCACCTTTGGTAACAGTGGTGCCGAAGCAGTGGAAGCATCAATCAAAATGGCCCGGGCCGCCACCGAAAGATTCGGTGTTCTCTCGACAAAAAACAGTTTCCATGGGAAAACCCTGGCTGCCCTTTCAGCAACAGGAAACCCCAACTACCAGAATGCGTTCTTTGCCCCTTTGCCTGGTTTTGATCACATCCCCTTCGGTGATATTGAGGCCCTTAAAGAAAGGCTCGCAGCAAACCCTGACAAATATGCCGCGTTCATTGTCGAACCAATTCAGGGAGAAGGGGGCATTGTAGTCCCGCCCGCAGGATACCTCAAGGAGGCGAAGGAGGTCTGCCACCAGTACGGAGTTCTGCTGATTGTGGATGAGATTCAAACGGGACTTGGACGGACAGGAACACTGTTTGCATCAGGTGAGGAAGTAGAACCAGATATGCTTCTTTTGGCCAAAGCCTTAGGCGGTGGTCTTCTACCCATTGGTGCTTGTTTAGCCTCGGAAGAGGCTTATACGGAAACCTTTGCCTTAAAGCATTCCTCAACCTTCGCGGGAAATGCCATGGGATGCCAGGCTGGCCTTGCGGTATTGGATTTCCTACAGACTGATGATTGGGCTATTCTCACAGAAATCCAGCATAAGGGTCAATTCTTACTGGAAAGTCTAAAGCAGATGCAACAGAAGTACCCCAAGGTCATTACCGATGTCCGGGGACGGGGCTTTATGATTGGGCTTGAATTTGATATTAGTCAAGATGATTTTCCTAACACTCTCCTTGGGATTATGGCAGATCAGACCTTCTTGACCCCCCTTATTTCCAGTTACCTGCTCAATTGTGAGCATTTGCGGGTGGCTCCAACCCTAAATGGCCATGCCGTGATCCGGATTGAACCGCCACTGATTGTCACCATGGAGGATTGTCGCTTTGCGGTGGCAGCCATTGAACGGATGGTTAAACTGATCGACTCGGGGAACACGGCAGGATTACTCCGTCATCTCACCGATCAGACAAAACCCCTAAGGCAATCAGTGCCTCACCAAGCTAGGCCCGCGGTACAAGTTCTTCCCCCCAAGGCCGAGGAAGGTCGCTTTGCCTTTCTTGTGCATCCTTTGGAGCTGCAGAACTACGTTGATTTTGATAGTAGCCTCGCTGCCTTTTCCAAAGACCAACTTGAGCAGTTGATAGACCGCTGGAACGAAATGATGGAGCCTTTCGTCGTTGCCAAGACTCGTATTCAGTCTGTAACAGGAGCCAGTGCCTACGGAGAGTTCATCGTTGTTCCCTATACAGCGGAGCAACTATCTACTATGCCCCGGCGGGAAGCGGTCTCCCATGTAAAAGATGCCGTTTTACTGGCAAAGAACAACGGTGCGGGAATCGTTGGACTTGGCGCTTATACATCCGTCGTTACCCGGGGCGGTTGGGATGTTCGTAACCTTGATGTTGCCATCACCACAGGCAATAGCTACACCGTGGTTTCTGCTGTTGAAGCAGCCATCGAAGCCCTATCCCGCTTAGGTCGTACCTTGCAGGATACCACAGTGGCAGTAGTGGGAGCTTCAGGAGCAATCGGCCGGGCGGTTTCTATTCTGCTTGCCGAACAGGTACCAAAGCTGATTCTAATCGGAAATCCAGAACGACCTAAACAAGCCCATAGGCGACTTTCAGCCATTATTTCGGAGACATGTCACCATGTGACCACGCAAGCTAAATCGGGAGTGGACTTCCCCGAGGAAAGCCTTGCTAACACACTACTACGGCTTTCCGGATTACCTGAGGCAATATCAAACACCGATAATCTCACAGAACTTGAGCGGTATCTCAAGGATCATGATTTACCATTAGTCGTGACTACAGATGCCCAGAATTATCTAACAGATGCGGATCTAGTGGTTGTTGCAACCAATAGTGTCGCAGAGCTAATCGAACCTTCCATGCTAAAGAGAGGCTGTGTGGTTTGCGATCTCTCAAGGCCAGCAAACGTCAGCCATCAAGTAGAGGAAGAAAGACCCGATGTATTGGTTATTGATGGTGGTGTGGTGGAAGTGCCAGGACACCCCGTTTGGGGCTGGGAATTTGGCTTTGAAGACGGAGTAGCCTTTGCCTGTATGTCTGAAACCTTTATGCTGGCCCTTGAAAAGCGTTATGAGAATATCTCCTTAGGAGCCAACCTCGATTTAGACACCCTTTTGTTGATGCGGGAGCTTGCGGATAAGCATGGGTTTGCCCTCGCAGGTCTTAGGAGTTTTGATCGACCCCTATCCCAAGAGGCCTGGGACAGGATTTGTCAGGCCCAGCAACTGATTTCTCGGATCGGCTAG